The region AGCAGGCGCTGGACCTGATCGAGGTCGAGTACGAAGCGTGGCCGGCGGTCATGGATCCCTTCGAGGCGCTGCAGCCCGGCGCGCCGATCCTGCACCCGGACTTCAACTCCTACTTCGGTTTCAAGTACAAGCAGGAGACCCCCTCCAACATCCACCTGCAGACGCGGCTTGACCGCGGCGACGTGGAGCATGGCTTCGCCGAGGCCGATCTGATCGTCGAGAACACCTACGTCACGCAGCGCCAGTCGCAGGGCTATTTGGAGCCGCACGCGCTGCTCGTGCACATCGACCCCGCGGACGGCCGCGTGCACGTCTGGCATTGCAACAAAGTCCCGCACAACACGCGCGGCGCCCTGGCCGTGGCGGCCGGCATCCCGGAAGAGCGGATCGTCTTCCACCCGACCTTCATCGGCGGCGACTTCGGCGGCAAGGGCAACTCGCGCATCACGCCGATCGCCTACTACCTGGCCAAAGCCAGCGGCCGTCCGGTGCGCATGATCTCGGACTACCTCGAAGAGTTTCTGGCCGGCAACCCGCGCCACCACGTGATCATCCGGCTCAAAAGCGGCGTCAGGCGCGACGGCACGATCACCGCGCACCAGGTTAACTACACGGTCAACACCGGCGCCTACGCCGCCTTCAAGCCGTTCGGCGGCATCGGCGGTGCGAATCAAGCGGCGGGGCCGTACCGCATTCCCAACTGCCGCATCGAGTCGACCTTCGTCTACACCAACCTGCTGCCCGGCGGCTTCGTGCGTGCCCCCGGCGAGCCGCAGGGCGTCTGGGCGATCGAGTCGCATATCGACGAGATTGCCCGGCGCCTCGGCATGGACCCGGCCGCCTTCCGGCTCAAGAACCTGATCACGGAAGGCGACGAAGCGCCCTGGGGCGAGCAGTTCGAGCACATCCGCGCCGTCGAGACGCTGCAGGCCGCGCTCGACGCCTCGGGCTACGACAAGCCGAAGCCGGCACACAGCGGCCGCGGCGTGGCCGTGGGCGAGCGCGGCACCGGCGGCGGCGAGGGCACCGCTGAGATCAGGCTCAACCCCGACGGCAGCGTTGTGCTCGCCACGCCGATCTTCGACCAGGGCACCGGCACCTACACCACGCTGGCGCAGGTCGTAGGCGAGGAGCTGGGCATCGAGCCGCGGCGCATCCGCCTGCAGGTTTGGGACACTGACGTGATCCCCTCGGACGCTGGCCTGGCGGGCAGCCACGGCACGCTGATCCAGACCAGCGCCGCGCGCGAGGCGGCACAGGCGTTGAAGCAGGAGCTGATCCGGCTCGCGGCGCGGCAGCTCGAATGGCCGGAGGAGGCGATCGGCTTCTCAGCCGGCGAGCTGCGCCGCGCCGACACGGGCGAGGCGGTACCCTGGGCCGATCTGCTCAAGCGCACCGGCCAGTCGGTGAGCGGCCGCGGCCACGTCGTGGCGCCGCGCTCGCACACCACGGCGTTCGTGGCCCAGGTGGCGGAAGTCTCGGTCGACCCGGAGACGGGCGAGGTGAAGCTGCTCAACTTCACCACGGCGCACGACGCCGGCACCGTCGTCAATCCGATCGGCTTCCAGGGCCAGATCAACGGCGGCGTGATGCTGGGCATCGGCTACGCGCTGATGGAGGAGATCACGATCGAGGACGGGCGCGTGACCACGCTCTCCTTCGG is a window of Dehalococcoidia bacterium DNA encoding:
- a CDS encoding xanthine dehydrogenase family protein molybdopterin-binding subunit; translation: MVAYQVIGTPAPRFEGAEKVTGRAKYAADYTLPGTVWGKTLHSPHAHARIVRIDTSAAKRVPGVHAVITGEDTRDGGLWGRGVKDAPVLAYGRVRYIGERVAAVAADDEDIAQQALDLIEVEYEAWPAVMDPFEALQPGAPILHPDFNSYFGFKYKQETPSNIHLQTRLDRGDVEHGFAEADLIVENTYVTQRQSQGYLEPHALLVHIDPADGRVHVWHCNKVPHNTRGALAVAAGIPEERIVFHPTFIGGDFGGKGNSRITPIAYYLAKASGRPVRMISDYLEEFLAGNPRHHVIIRLKSGVRRDGTITAHQVNYTVNTGAYAAFKPFGGIGGANQAAGPYRIPNCRIESTFVYTNLLPGGFVRAPGEPQGVWAIESHIDEIARRLGMDPAAFRLKNLITEGDEAPWGEQFEHIRAVETLQAALDASGYDKPKPAHSGRGVAVGERGTGGGEGTAEIRLNPDGSVVLATPIFDQGTGTYTTLAQVVGEELGIEPRRIRLQVWDTDVIPSDAGLAGSHGTLIQTSAAREAAQALKQELIRLAARQLEWPEEAIGFSAGELRRADTGEAVPWADLLKRTGQSVSGRGHVVAPRSHTTAFVAQVAEVSVDPETGEVKLLNFTTAHDAGTVVNPIGFQGQINGGVMLGIGYALMEEITIEDGRVTTLSFGDYKLPTPRDIPPLKTVVLPSSEGDGPYHIRGIGEAPCTPVAPAIANAVEDAIGVRIRELPITAEKVYAALKQRGRATEPAAQPAARGGAQ